The Archocentrus centrarchus isolate MPI-CPG fArcCen1 chromosome 13, fArcCen1, whole genome shotgun sequence genomic interval AATCTTGAGTTCTGAGCTTGGGGGAGGTCAATCCATGACTTCTAACCAGGAATGCTTTTACAGCATCTGCAATGTGTTTGAgattattgtcatgctgaaaaatgaagccattgccaatcagatgtaTGATATTGCATAGTGTATGAAAATTTGACAATCTTCTCCATTCATAATTCTGACCTTCATACTgacaacaatttgaaccaaaaaagcCAAATTTTGTTTAACACAACATCCGCAACgctcatttcaattcaattttatttatatagcagaaattcacagtcgcctcaaggtgatttattttgtaaggtaaagactacaattattacagagaaaaaccaacagacaaaacgaccccctatgagcagcacttggtgacagtgggaaggaaaaactcccttttaacaggaagaaacctccagcagaaagaGGCTCAgggaccggttggggctgaggggagagagccagagattaataataactagtgattaaatgcaacGTGGAgtataaaaagaggtgaataaaaaaaaaatactcagtgcatcatgggaacccattgaaaattaaaaatagagagggtgtctgtctcccaaatccaagctgggagctggttccacagaagaggggcctgaaagctgaaggctctgcctgaatattcaagaccttgtatgtgaggagaatacttttaaattctattgtggatttaacaggaagccaatatgggagaaatatgctctctttctagtccctgtcagtactctagctgcagcattttggatcagctgaaggcttttcagggagcttttaggacagcctgataataatgaaagcttacagcacctggtattcccacgCAGTCTCCCATCCACATGCTAACTAGTCCCAACCCTACTTAGGTGATGAGATCAGACGAGATCAGGCATgttcagggtggtatggccATAAGCTCaaggataaacagaagaaaaaggatggatggatctacaatcagaaaatgaatgaatgaataataaagtgtctttaaaaaaataaaaacgtgCAAATGAACATTGTAAAGTTGTTCTCCTTCTCACTGGGTTTGCTTGCAGTCGTATCACATGGGGAAAGTTTGTCAACTGTGGCCAGACGTGCATCGCTCCAGACTACATCCTGTGTGAGCCCTGCATCCAGGGCCGGGTGGTGGAATGCATCCGACAGACTCTTCTGGTAACACTTAAACCGCCCATTCCCACACAGAGGAAGGCTGCAGCAAACCAACACGAAGCgatttcttctttgtgtgtttttatttgcctGTTGATTCTCACTTGTTTTCCTTTTGCCAAATACAATAAtatgtaaattaaattaatttgttctatTAGTTGTGAACAATTTACCCAAAAAAAGGAACTTAAGTATTTAATCATTGTTATTTATGGTAATAGTATATATACATAATTAGATATTTTAAgttcaaaatatttaattaattcattaataaatttatttataaaaaaactGTCAAAGTTCAAAGTGTTGATGTTGCACTTAAAGCCCCAACAGAGCTGAAGGACGTGCCACTTTAAACTATGAACTGCTTTAATGTGACATTGTGCACATAAGTGAAGCTGCACAGTGTGAATCCTTACAGAGACCTTTCTGGTCCATCCCAGGAATTTTATGGAGCTGATCCAAAGTGCTCACCTGACTATGGCCGAATTATCAACCAGCGTCACTTCAACAGAATCATGGGTCTGATGGAAGGTTACACTCCTGTGGTGGGCGGGCAGAGTGATTCCTCACAGCGGTACATCGGTAATGAGAATGTGAATAAGTCAATCAGACATTTATGCGATGTATATTTCTGTTTGATAAATGTTGATGTTGCGCTGAAAGCCCCAACAGTGCTGAAGGACGTACCGGCCCACTCCAGGCTGATGCAAGATGAAATCTTCGGCCCTGTGCTGCCCATAGTTACAGTGAGTGACATGGATGATGCCATTAACTTCATcaatgagagagagaaacctCTGGCTCTGTACATCTTTTGCTCCGACAAGAAGGTGAGAAGAAACCATCTTAAAGTAGGTTTGAAGGTTTGCAGCACTTCCTCGTGTTTATCTTACAATGGTTTCTTCTCCTCATGTTTCTcaaaggcaataaaaaaaatgattgagGAGACCACGAGTGGAGGCGTGATGGTCAACGATGTTATGATGCACTATGCACTCGTCTCCCTCCCATTCGGTGGTGTTGGTAAGAATATTTCATCGCGTGCCCTGGTGTGGCAGGGAAGTGGCAGCCTGACAAAGCACAGCAACATCAGATGAAACACAAAATCAGATGATGCTACATGTAACACGATGCCTGAACTGAGCACCAAATATTTTGGCCACCAAATAAGAATGAAGGATGCCTTCATTGTTCTGGATTGAGGACCATAATACCAGGTCTTTAGTGAGAAGCTGAAAACCAGAACTCTCACAGACACCGTGTAGACTGCACGGGGAGAATATTCCTCACCTGTACTGTTGTTTACACTACCTTATTTTATGATTATTAGGTAATATAGAATACTGAAAGAGTTTTGTTTTGCTCAGTTTATTCTGAACATGCAGACAGTGTACAGAAAGTCATTTAGGAATAATAGAAACAAAAAGTACATAAATAAAAAGGGTTTGAGTTTGCTTTTAAATGTATGCACAGTTGTAAATGATCTCAGATCAGCAGGCAGCTTGCTCCAAAGAAGAGGACCACAGTAACTGAAAGCACCTTCAGCACACTCAGATCTGACTGTAGAACATTTAAAAGATCTGCACCTGTTGGCCTGAGAGGTCTGACTGTGTTGTAGACAGAGAACAAGTCAGGGATATACTGGGATATACATTTTGGAATGTTGGAAGTTGAGATTACAAAGAAATATAGGTGCTTATATGGAGCAGCTTTATTGGACAAGCTTAAGACCATATTTGAGGTTTAGTTGAGTGGCACAATTCGAATGAACTCTCCtcacctgctctacctcttTCAGAACTGATCCATACATTAACAAAAACCTTAAAAACATTTGGGCTCCAAaagtctttcatttattttgaattattaGCATCATAGCAGCAAATTTTCATTGCATTTGGAGACAGCTAGATGAGACAGTTGTGCTCGGCAGCTGGCTGGATATAAAGAGAGAGGGTTATCTGCCATGTTGTAATGGCTCCCTTTGTATTCACATTACCAGCAACTCCATCTTTTAAACCTTCAATCGTGGATGGAGCCTGTGAATAATGGAAGGAGTTAGTGCTCCGCAAGGTTGGAGCATGTTTGCATTGCGATCTTTGATGCAAGAAAaagtctttttgtcagtttgctgtgtttttgcacaaagcatcacacagttgcgtGGCTGTTACACACTATTTGTGAGCACATACCAACAGGAAGGACACTGACCGcacaaattaaaactgaaacttTCTTTGTGGAAGACGTGACTGTGACTTGTGTGTCGCCCCTCCAGGTCAGAGTGGAATGGGCCGCTACCATGGCAAACACTCCTTCGACCAGCTGAGCCACCACAGGGCCTGCCTGGTGCGGTCACTGGGCATGGAGAGCGTTAACTTGGCCAGGTACCCCCCTCAGGACCGCCGGCGGGCACGCAGAGCACGGATGGCTCTCACGTCACCGCTGATTGACATGTCCAAGAGGACCCTGGTGTGGGCCGTCCTTGCCACCATTATCGGCCTCGGTCTCTTCATTGCCCTTCTTGTCGTCCTGCTCATAGCTGCAGGCCTCAACTGCACCTGCTGGTACTGGAGAGGCTTTTATAACTACTACTACTGACATCCAACCTCACTGCTGTAAAATCTgtccaaataaacaaaatgccCCTCAGTGATGTTCTTGTTTTGCAATCacatattttaaagataaattaaACTGTAACCTCTGGATCTATTTATGATCATTTTCATGAGCAGTGTGTCCTCTTTGATTCTATTTTACTGGAGGGTAACATTCACTTTGTAGAGAAACATTGATGTACTTTGcttgtttaaaattaaaagatttGTTCTTAAAATGTAATATTCCATGTTTTTTAAACTTGCGTGATACAATACTTTAATTTGGACAAAGAACTGATCAGGTCTTCTTCATTTTACACTATATTGTGGCACTGTTGGCACATCATTACTACACATATTTAATATCGTTTTTGGCTGCTCTCTTTGGCCACAGTGAACCGTCTTTATCTTGATCTTTAGCATCCTTTTCTATCATACCGATCTTCTacacgtcctccttcactacattaTGACTCTTGTCTGtggtttttctcttttcctcctgcctggcagctgcagattcaacatcctttgtgcTGTATATCTactttccctcctctgcacatgaccaaaccatctcagccttgcctctctttgtctctgtaaCACTCAGCCTGAGCTCTCCCTCATGTACTCATTGTACTCCTTTCTAATCTTGATCACTCCCAATAAAAATCTTCAACTCTGCTTTCTCCAGCTCCACCTTGCACCTCTTTGTTAGTGGGACCATCTAATAAACCATCATTCTCaccaggtctcactaccatcttgtaaacct includes:
- the LOC115790555 gene encoding aldehyde dehydrogenase, dimeric NADP-preferring-like, which gives rise to MERQAVQRAKEAFLSGRTRPLEFRLQQLHALQVMITEKATEIATALKQDINRSQYDTPLLELIGIENEIKLATEKLREWAAPRPAEKNLLTISDEVYIQPEPLGVVLIIGAWNYPWALTLVPLIGAIAAGNAAVVKPSELSECSSLLLRALLPRYLDKDLYPVVTGGAPETQELLRLRFDHVFYTGSSTVGKVVMEAAAHHLTPVTLELGGKSPCYIDKNCDIRVACRRITWGKFVNCGQTCIAPDYILCEPCIQGRVVECIRQTLLEFYGADPKCSPDYGRIINQRHFNRIMGLMEGYTPVVGGQSDSSQRYIAPTVLKDVPAHSRLMQDEIFGPVLPIVTVSDMDDAINFINEREKPLALYIFCSDKKAIKKMIEETTSGGVMVNDVMMHYALVSLPFGGVGQSGMGRYHGKHSFDQLSHHRACLVRSLGMESVNLARYPPQDRRRARRARMALTSPLIDMSKRTLVWAVLATIIGLGLFIALLVVLLIAAGLNCTCWYWRGFYNYYY